From Pseudomonas sp. StFLB209, a single genomic window includes:
- a CDS encoding AraC family transcriptional regulator, giving the protein MNPKPESQLRDIHADHFDLAGARSWMSNICGPHQLVASRPGRIQFRHSASVLRSMSTTLGIIEYGTDVTVGIADPDSFNSFSISLPLSGEQELLKAGERLHSDREYGLIVAPNESQELNITGDCRKLQVVISRAAMHKTLEDMLQRPLHEALRFSARMDAVNGATASWWRMARHFIDEMELGDLYSQPLFSRDLESALVKGLILSQPNNYSAQLRESLEVRLPHYLIRARDYIHAHARDELHLEHIEAASGVSRFKLFEAFRRHFELSPMAYLKKYRLSAVRQELLESRASRNISVIAMEWGFSHLGRFSSEYRKLFNETPTMTRQRVEQQRFGAH; this is encoded by the coding sequence ATGAATCCGAAGCCTGAATCACAGTTACGTGATATCCATGCCGATCATTTCGATCTTGCCGGGGCCCGTTCGTGGATGTCGAACATCTGCGGGCCGCATCAACTGGTCGCCAGCCGGCCAGGGCGCATCCAGTTCCGCCACAGCGCCAGCGTACTGCGTTCGATGTCCACCACCCTGGGGATCATCGAGTACGGCACCGATGTCACCGTCGGCATCGCCGACCCGGACAGCTTTAACAGCTTCAGCATCAGCCTGCCGCTCAGTGGTGAGCAGGAGCTGCTCAAGGCCGGTGAACGGCTGCATTCGGACCGTGAGTACGGCCTGATCGTCGCCCCCAACGAGAGCCAGGAGCTGAACATCACGGGTGACTGTCGCAAGTTGCAGGTGGTGATCAGTCGCGCAGCGATGCACAAGACGCTGGAAGACATGCTGCAGCGGCCGCTTCATGAAGCGCTGCGCTTCAGCGCCCGGATGGACGCGGTCAACGGCGCGACCGCTTCCTGGTGGCGAATGGCCCGGCACTTCATCGATGAAATGGAGCTCGGTGATCTGTATAGCCAGCCGCTGTTCAGCCGCGACCTGGAAAGCGCGCTGGTCAAAGGCCTGATCCTCTCGCAGCCGAACAACTACTCAGCACAACTGCGTGAAAGCCTGGAAGTGCGCCTGCCGCACTACCTGATCCGCGCCCGCGACTACATCCACGCCCATGCCCGCGACGAACTGCATCTGGAGCACATCGAGGCGGCATCCGGGGTGTCACGCTTCAAACTGTTCGAGGCCTTCCGCCGACACTTCGAACTCTCGCCCATGGCCTACCTGAAAAAATACCGCCTCAGCGCCGTACGCCAGGAATTGCTGGAAAGCCGAGCCTCACGCAACATCTCGGTCATCGCCATGGAATGGGGCTTCAGCCACCTGGGCCGGTTCTCTAGCGAATACCGCAAACTGTTCAACGAAACCCCGACCATGACCCGGCAGCGGGTTGAACAACAGAGGTTTGGGGCGCATTGA
- the antA gene encoding anthranilate 1,2-dioxygenase large subunit, translated as MNQTRSVDQWKAFINGCLDFRPVEGVFRIARDMFTEPELFDLEMELIFEKNWIYACHESEIANKHDFMTMRAGRQPMIITRDGEGQLHALINACQHRGTTLTRVMKGNQSTFTCPFHAWCYKSDGRLVKVKAPGEYPEGFDKATRGLKKARIESYEGFVFISLDAQGTDSLEDFLGDSKVFFDMMVAQSPSGELEVLPGKSTYSYDGNWKLQNENGLDGYHVSTVHYNYVATVQHRQQVNAEKGNASSTLDYSKLGAGDAQTDDGWFSFHNGHSLLFSDMPNPTVRPGYATVMPRLVEAYGQAKAEWMMHRLRNLNIYPSLFFMDQISSQLRIVRPVAWNKTEIISQCIGVKGESDADRESRIRQFEDFFNVSGMGTPDDLVEFREAQRGFQARLERWSDISRGHGKWVEGPTANSEAIGIQPVLTGTEFTHEGLYVNQHNNWQRFLLEGLDKQACEQDALKLREV; from the coding sequence ATGAACCAGACAAGAAGCGTCGACCAGTGGAAAGCCTTCATCAATGGCTGCCTGGATTTTCGCCCCGTAGAGGGCGTGTTCCGCATCGCCCGTGACATGTTCACGGAACCGGAGTTGTTCGACCTGGAGATGGAACTGATCTTCGAGAAGAACTGGATCTACGCCTGCCACGAGAGCGAGATCGCCAACAAGCACGACTTCATGACCATGCGTGCCGGCCGCCAGCCGATGATCATCACCCGTGACGGTGAAGGTCAGTTGCACGCGCTGATCAACGCCTGCCAGCACCGCGGCACCACCCTGACCCGGGTGATGAAGGGCAACCAGAGCACCTTCACCTGCCCGTTCCACGCGTGGTGCTACAAGAGCGACGGCCGGCTGGTTAAGGTCAAGGCGCCCGGCGAATACCCGGAAGGCTTCGACAAGGCCACCCGCGGCCTGAAAAAGGCGCGCATCGAAAGCTACGAGGGCTTTGTGTTCATCAGCCTAGACGCTCAGGGCACCGACAGCCTGGAGGATTTCCTCGGCGATTCGAAGGTGTTCTTCGACATGATGGTCGCTCAGTCGCCAAGCGGTGAGCTGGAAGTGCTGCCGGGCAAATCGACCTACAGCTATGACGGCAACTGGAAGCTGCAGAATGAGAATGGCCTGGACGGCTATCACGTCAGCACCGTGCACTACAACTACGTGGCCACCGTGCAGCACCGCCAGCAAGTCAATGCTGAAAAAGGCAACGCCAGCAGCACCCTGGACTACAGCAAGCTCGGCGCCGGCGATGCGCAGACCGACGACGGCTGGTTCTCGTTTCATAACGGCCACAGCCTGCTGTTCAGCGACATGCCCAACCCCACAGTGCGCCCCGGCTACGCCACGGTGATGCCACGTCTGGTCGAGGCCTACGGCCAGGCCAAAGCCGAGTGGATGATGCACCGCCTGCGCAATCTGAACATCTACCCAAGTCTGTTCTTCATGGACCAGATCAGTTCGCAGTTGCGCATCGTACGTCCAGTGGCCTGGAACAAGACCGAGATCATCAGCCAGTGCATCGGCGTGAAAGGCGAATCCGACGCCGATCGCGAGAGCCGGATTCGTCAATTCGAAGACTTTTTCAACGTCTCGGGCATGGGCACGCCGGATGACCTGGTGGAGTTCCGTGAAGCCCAGCGCGGCTTCCAGGCGCGCCTGGAACGCTGGAGCGATATTTCCCGCGGCCACGGCAAATGGGTTGAAGGTCCGACCGCCAACAGCGAAGCGATCGGCATCCAGCCGGTGCTGACCGGCACCGAATTCACCCACGAGGGCCTGTACGTCAACCAGCACAACAACTGGCAGCGCTTTCTGCTTGAAGGTCTGGACAAGCAAGCCTGCGAACAAGACGCTTTGAAACTGCGCGAGGTGTGA
- the antB gene encoding anthranilate 1,2-dioxygenase small subunit, whose protein sequence is MNPQLHYQIEQFFFRKSELCDAQDWDAYLALFSEDSEFHLPQWESEHSYTSDPKKAMSLIYYANRSGLEDRVFRIRTGKAASTVPMPRTLHNISNIRIAEQPGGQLQVRLNWHTLYHRLGQSEQFFGHATYHLKPVADSFQITRKHVVLLNDTINSVLDFYHL, encoded by the coding sequence ATGAATCCGCAATTGCATTACCAGATCGAGCAGTTTTTCTTCCGTAAATCCGAGCTGTGCGACGCTCAGGACTGGGACGCCTACCTGGCGCTGTTCAGTGAAGACAGCGAATTCCACCTGCCGCAGTGGGAGTCCGAACACAGCTATACCAGCGACCCGAAAAAGGCCATGTCACTGATCTACTACGCCAACCGTTCGGGCCTGGAAGACCGGGTGTTTCGTATCCGTACCGGCAAGGCCGCATCGACCGTGCCGATGCCGCGCACCTTGCACAACATCAGCAATATCCGGATCGCCGAGCAGCCCGGCGGGCAACTGCAGGTCAGGCTCAACTGGCACACCCTGTATCACCGCCTGGGCCAGAGTGAGCAGTTTTTCGGCCACGCCACCTATCACCTGAAACCTGTGGCCGACAGCTTCCAGATCACCCGCAAACACGTGGTGCTGCTCAACGACACCATTAACTCGGTGCTCGATTTCTACCATCTCTGA